Genomic DNA from Eleutherodactylus coqui strain aEleCoq1 chromosome 8, aEleCoq1.hap1, whole genome shotgun sequence:
tataactactataatactgtcccctatgtacaagaatataactactataatacttcccctatgtacaagaatataactactataatactgtccatatgtacaagaatataactactataatactgtccatatgtacaagaatataactactataatactgcccctatgtacaagaatataactactataatactgccccctatgtacaagaatataactactataatactgccccctatgtacaagaatataactactataatactgtcccctatgtacaagaatataactactataatactgtccactatgtacaagaatataactactataatactgcctcctatgtacaagaatataactactataatactgcctcctatgtacaagaatataactactataatactgctcatatgtacaagaatataactactataatactgccccctatgtacaagaatataactactataatactgccccctatgtacaagaatataactactataatactgccccctatgtacaagaatataactactataatactgctcctatgtacaagaatataactactataatactgccccctatgtagaaaaatataactactataatactgccccctatgtactagaatataactactataatactgccccctatggatgaGAATATGGAACTGCAGGTGTAACATTTTAGACTGGACTTCTCAGTTATCCTGTCCCTGTGGAGACTACTAATTGCAGTGATTACAATAAATATCACACAACTTGGGATTTAATATTTTTACTAAAATTCAGATGGTTCATAAGCAACAATGAGAGGTGAGACAGGGCGGAATACTTTATATACGGAGACAGATTATATGACATTGAGAACATAGAGGAGGAGGACATGTTAATTACTAAGGTAGATCAAGAACAAAAGATGATCCCGGAGTGACGGACAggggaggtggaggagagcgTCACCACAAGGACAGTTattaagaaaacttttttttttttaacttttcttttttctttaacagTTATCAAAATGACAGATTTCCAGCAGTTTTCAGTATTTACAGTGCGAGATGCATGtgacacatacattatatacagcctgtAACCTACCccctgtacacattatatacacattgTCTCATGCACCCAACATCACATGTGTGCACACGCATACCCATTGTGTGTTACCAACAACAAAAATATAAAGGGGGCCTCTGGGACATCCTGAAATGTTGCCTCGGGGCAGAGACGAGTGGATGCTGCCCTTGGTAAAAGGTAGCTTGCCCTTTAAAAAGGGTTCATATCCAGGTTCcagggcaacatgcagggcaaGTAAAGACCGGGCACCTTGAAGACAACGAAGGGTTGAAATGACTATGGACAGAGTCTATATAAAGTTTTGTACACAGGCAATCCTTCTGGAAATTATATACACAAATATTGTACAGAAAACTGCTGCCTTCATCAGGCCCCTCTGAACCGAACGTATGAcgaggaagaggaaaaaaaacaaaacaaccagCAGCCATCATCGCACAAGGCTACCACGTCCGAGTCAACTCTCAAACTACACAAGGCTGCCACGTCCAAGTCAACtctcaaactacacaaagctgccACGTTCGAGTCAACTCTCAAACTACAAGGCTCACTTGGGCTTGGTACTGAAGAATGTATGGGCACCAAGGCTGCAGTGGGCCACAATGAAAGCTGACAGATTTACGGCTCTGAGGGTCACATAAAACGGAAATGGAGACGTCCATGAGgattatggaaccagcctcaaaCAGGTGGACCCGTCTCGGAGCCATAGACAACTGAATTGCTAATCTGTGTAGgattacatgggacaactgttgggcgcttACAAGCCCGCCATCTCAAGGATCATCGTTCCTGTGCCTTCATGCGGGAGCGATGATTGGTCACTGTaggcagagatctcttccggccagaAGCctccagagtaaacaggcagtcgtctaTAGATGAACTACTGCCCatttaagggctcctacccacttgtgttttttttttttgttttttaacgctgcgatatcacggcgttttgtttttttaccgtgagtgtcaatgggactttctaatgttaaaaacgcatcggacAAAAATCTCAAAGCACAAACTGGCTATGCTTataacgttagaaagtcccattgacaatcgcagtaaaaaaaaaaaaacacaagtgggtaggagtcTGAAATGGGCCAACAGTTGCTTGATTTTTAGTTAGCTGAAAACCGAGAGACTTCAAGCAAGAGGTTTTCACTCACTTGTCCTGTTGGACCTTGAGTTTCCATGTGATGACAGTCACCCATAATCACTCTTTTGAGTcaactatcagcccatgtaaaagcacccttagggtcGTCTTGTACAGCTTGAGATGGATATTGAACGCCGGTCAACAAGATTGGCGCTTGTTTACGAAACTTTCACACAGGCCGATTCAGCATGAATAGGAGGCATAAGGTCATCCGTCCTCCATACGGTTCCATCATCAGCGGCACATTCACAAGgcgagatgtgctgccaacagggatggttaaaaaaaaagcaatcagcTGATGAATAATGGTTTGATGGTTCGTCAGACTCACACAGCCCGACGGATTGGCCCTTAGAGTAGATCTCAACGCAGACATTGTTATTGTCCAATGATCTGGTGGGatctgcaaaaaaaatactaaaaaggaGAATCTCAGACTGCAGTAGATTATTGTTCGGTTCCAATTGACAACTTTAGGCACAGTAAGTAAGCCTTATTGTATCCAGTCatgtactaatactgtctaaaagtttaaTGGTACCAACTTAGACCAGTCTTAAAAGTTGACATATTTATCACAGTAGTCGCTGACTGATAAATCTGCCCAATTTGAAGACGGTCTAGTTTAAGTTCAGAccatctattagttggcttagtttacgttAAAATAAAATTGCACTAAAATTTTACAGCAATTTGGTGCcatttaggccacacccccttCAGAGGGTTGGAAAAGCTGTCTGAAAGGGTTTAAAAAACACGTAACAAATCCAGCGCACAGAAGGATAGAAAAGTCTGCTGGCGTAAATTTGCATCAGAAAACTttcatattttgaatagtaaataagccccaatagaTCCGATACATAAATCTGATCCGATACATCTCCCACCAAGACCACCACTCATCAGTGCAGGTACGAGGCAATGCAAGGCTTTAGGATGCCAGCACCAGGACGATGAAGAGCTCTTGTACACGCTCATCGTACAGATTGTCGCCGAATCGCGGGAAtctaaatgataatcgttcaccGTAAAAGGCTGCCGGCGACTGAACGGTTTCTGCACGGTGATCGGCGGTGTAAACAGTCATCCATCTATGAACAACAGCCCGTTatggtgaatggaggtgagcgggTCGGAACGATCGCTGGCTCACTCCGCCTCCACTGAGCGATGACCGTCGCTGCAAAAAACCCCACAGAAGTGATCATCACTGGGACAACCGTCAGCCATCCGCGCACGACaatcatcccgtgtgaaaggacccttacTCATGCTCTCGCTCCCGTTACCTGGACCTCTGACACCGGAGACCGGCACCTAGAGAAAATCACTATAGGGGGATATACCAGAATAAGGTGATAAacgtctgatcggtgggggtctcactagtGCTGCTCGTCATGATCGGCCAGCGGCTAAAATCACGTCCACTTCTGCAGAATCAGAGCTTCAATCCCCaccatcagacttttatcacttacccAATGGAGAGGTGAGGAGGGGGTTGTAGCAGAACTTAAGGCCCTGTTCACACCATATGCTTGAGACCTGCGGACAACTACTGTTCAAGAGCAGCAAGCAAGAAGGTAATGCAAAACAGGACGCCTGTTACAAATCACTCCTATTTTACAAATACTGGGATagaaagttaaaaataaaataaggaaCCTGcgccatttttttgtgtgtgtgtctggttGCATCCTACTTTTGAGATACGTTTTTGCTCCCCAGTCAAAAACAGGATGCAAAAACACGGTGTAAACCTGCTCGAACACAGaggttttgtttgttttaaaacaGGCCAAAAAATACTCACCACAACGCTCCGGCATCCGACAGGTGAAATCACCCAGCCAgaaggcccagtgtcatcctgtaaACCTGCCAGTCATGTAGGCGTCTAATGTGGAAGCCCTTGGCAGGTTTACAGGACGGCATGAGTGACATCCCCGTCGGGGCTTCTATTGGCTGATGCACGCTTGTAAAACAGAAGACTGGGAACGCAGCGAGTATTTTAAGTAGTCTGCGCCACCGCACTGCCACCAGTAAGCCAGACAGCCCCTCTATTCATCCTAATATTAGCTATTGACTAGGGCAGCGAGGGTTTTCTTGTTTGTCTGCCGATTGGCTCTTTCACGCTGCTGCAATAATCATTTTGATTATTAAGGTACCCTTACACAGGGCGACTATCGCCCAAATTTGCCCTGGAAACAGCAGATTTGGATACTAGTTGTCCTGTATACACGCGGCCGCCAACGGGGTATGGAGCGAGAAATCGTTTACCTGTCGAGAGCCAAtcggtttttagcagaactaaaaagcaAGCAACTAATCTTTGAGCAACTCCCATTTACCGTAAGTGGAGGCGGCCGGCACGGAACGATCCCGGCTGCTGCGCCTTCATTCccttgaatgactatcgctcctgtgtaacagaacAGAAATTATAGTCAGGCAGTAGGATGGCGGGCGGAAGCTTAAGTTGTCCCATGTAATGGTGCCCTTAGTCGGAATCGGCCTGTGTGAAGGACATCGAAATGAGTACCAATCAACGCTCAAATAACTCAGATCAAGCCATCTAAACGTAGGGGTACAGAAAggtgcaatctgattggttcttgGGGGAACGGTCTCataaaatttgtttaaatggGTTTGGACTAATCCCAACCCCGCAGTCCAGACGTACGACACGCTAGTCATATGGATACTGTAGCCACAGGGGATTTAATTCCATAACACATACGGTGGCGGACGCCCATTAACTGAGACAAGGACGTCACATTTTACAGAAGCCCAGATGCCATGTGCACACGTACATTAAGTTATGGCAGAAGAATACCCAACGGGATGAAATCTTAAAAGGCAAATTCCAATTCAAAAATTCTTCCTCCGTAACATCAAAGAGGTTCTCTCCCAACCGCACAGACCTGCGGACCGCGCCGGAGCGGTCTAGGCCTCGGCCTCTTGTGTTGTGGGTTCAGCTCACAGTCTTCACCAATGCCATCAGTTGATGTGGTTTTTGTGACATCAGAAAGCAAATTTAAGTGAAATTCCGCATAAACAAAAATTCACAGTAACGGGAGCACCGCGGGCGAGCGGCCGCACCGGCTGGGAAAAACTAAAATTAAGGTACTTTTCTAAGCTAACGTCTGCCCCTTGCTTAATAGTTCTAGTTCCTGTTATTCCATATTATATCCtagctttaagaaaaaaaattaaaaacaagaagaaaaactaaaagggttaaaaaacctaAACCTTATACGCAAAACACCGTAATGTATTTGTTTGCCAGAACCAGACGACGGGGAGACGTATGGCCGTAGGCGGTGATGCAGAGGGCTCGGCCATAGTTTCTGAACATTCATACATCAGCGGATGATGGGTGGACTCGTGGTGAATGTCGGGGGTTCACCGGACTCGTGTTCCTATTCAAGCAGGCCGTAATTTCCGGTCATCGTATCACTACGACCCAAACACCATAGAGACTGATGACATTCCTAATTAGGAATACAGAAAATGCTACGACGCTGCTGGCAGTCACCAACTTCACATATTCCATATGTGACAGGATTATGGCAGTTCCCTTTCAAATGATCTCCAGAAGAGCCATCTGTTTAGGCCACTTCACGAATGGCGTCCATAGACGAAGCGTTGCTATTCCAAACTCTTACGTTATGGCAGATGGCGAGAATGGTCCTGCACCAGACCAAGGACACAGACGTTCTTGTGTTTAGCCTTCAGTAAGGGATATCACCTCTGCTGTATCCTACTTTCGGGGCAGACTAATGCTACAAGTTCATTGGCCGCTTTGAGGACATTTGGAGCACAAAGAATGGGGGATCCCACTAGAAGTCAATGATTTCCTCTACAGTAACTTTTTTTTGACCTGATGGCTGTTGGGTCTGCCTGGAAAGTAGTCTGGAGCTACAGCGACACCCTCGAAACACAAGTATGCATAAAGCCCACTTCTGGTTCCATCTGGGAGAGGTAACGGGCTTGAGACTTCGGGTGGTGGGACGTACTTCTTACGATCAAGGGCAATTCACAGTTGAGATATCTGACTAGAGCGAAGGCCTCTACCATTTACTCCTGCTCTTGGCCTAATCCTCAACATCCTTGAACTGACCACCTCATCATGATTCACCTTCCTCTGCGGCCCAAAAGACCGGCACCTGTCTAGCACGATCCTGCACCATCTCATGGGGTTTTATGTCCGTTGCACCACTACGTCCATCCATCTCCATCACAGCAACCTTCTCCGTTCCAGAAACTCACATAACTAGGTTTGTGCCCCCGACGTCCCGGTGTTTCACTGGAAAAATAACAATTTACTGTTCACACATCTAGCGTCAAGAAATACTAATCATTACCAAGAGCAGCCTGCCAGTCCGTGCCACCTGCAGATCATTGCATCTTTCCGATATCCCTGCAGAGCATAGTCCTGTCTCTACCGCCGATCTCACAGTCTTTGCATTCCCTGGCCTGATGCAAGCTTGCAGCTCGTTATACCCATCCATGCTTGCTAGGTCAGTGGTTTCCGTGCAAGGTGCTCTGCTCACGGTGGGGATGGAAAGTCACAAGGGACAGTAAGTCCTACAAGCATTACACTCCTCTTGCAAGGACACAGGGGTGTGTAGTGTACAAGTCAGGCTTCTAGCCGGTACCAACTTGGGCCAATGGCTAGCGGTGAACTTGGGGGCAAGTGTGTACTCGGAAGTCATCCTTAGGGGCCAAGCTGTCGGTATAGAGGTCGTTGTCCTAGTTCCCTTGTCACCTTCTTACAGCCTCATGGTTTTTAGAGCCTGAAGGACAGAAGGTGGGAGGAAGGTTACATGCAACCACTCTTCAAAATATATGTGTGCCTGAGCCGGAGGCGTTCCAGACCCCCAAACACTGTACACAAACACATCAGAAGAGCGAGGTATCGTTGTCTGCAACCCCCTCCAGGAGAGCCAGTCACCAGGGCTGTGTGGACATCATGCCAGGAACAGCAGTGTTCGGAAGCACAGCAGTTACGGCGGCCGTTGGATCCCCAAGGGGGCAGACTTGGCAGGACCCTATGAGGGAAGCGAAAGGGAGAAGACAGATGATAAATCATTGAGTTGTAAGTGATTTGCAAGAGCAAAGGCAGAAGGAGATGAAGTCAAGTGATTAGAGActcaagaaaaaacaaacactacaaagaaatacaaaaaaaagcatCTAGACAAGCAGAGCGGGGACAGAGGCTACAAGGGTATCTCCAAACACAACCACTTAATGACATAACAGGCATGCTAAAAGAGGAAGTATGGAGGACTAGAGGGCATACCCCAAAACCCAGCAATGCTCAGCACAGCCTCCAGCTACCAAACAATGCATACATCCCCAGGAAATGGGAAGGGAAAAGGTAACTAGGCTCTTGCCTTAGCTGTGGTCACTGCAGTGGGGGTCCCTCAGCAAGGCCCGTGGCCCCCGACATGGCGTGTGTGTGCATGTGGCCGCTCAGCTGTGCCAGGGTTTTGCAGTGAACGCTGCACAACTTGCAGAGGAAGCTGTCTGCCCGTGGGCACACCAGACCGTGGTGCTTCACCGAGTGGACCCGCAGGTACGCGGCCGTGGCAAAACCTACACGGGGGAGGAGAAGCACACGCCACTTTAAGGCCGGGCCACAGGCATCGCTCCATCATTAAAAAGTGATCCCCTTATCAATGCAAAGAGCTGTTACCCCAGTAAAGAACCAGTAAACAAGAAGTTAGATACTTTTATTTAAACCCCTCACTTtattctgtatacatatatactgtcaTAGTGAAGGGTCCTAAATGAGTAAAAAACCGCTTATATCTAGGTTAAAGGAAATACGTAAACTGGTCACAAATCGTGATCAAGTGAAAATGTTACAACAAATCTCAAATGGATTTTTGGAAACTTTTCTTGGCAAAGTTCATAAGAGAATAGGAAAGGAAGCTTGAAGGTGGCAGCGCTATCACTAGAGAGGAGGTGATTAAACTAAAAGGTCTAATTTGTTTACTGGTTCTTTAATTCATGATGTACATAGCCAAGCTCCACCCCTGAGTAGTCTAACAATCTCCATGCCCTGCCCCCAAAGAGCTCATTAATGCTTATTTTAACATTTGCAACAAACAAACTTTCAGCTTATGTTCTAGCTTAGGTCATTTCTTGTTCTGGTACCTGTAACAAGACTAAACATGATATAAAAGCTACAGAAATTAAGGCCCTTACaaactaattttttttgttttaactggTTCCTGCCCTAAAGGATTTTAATTACGTCTTTAAAGATGACCCTTTCTCCCACTTTAACATGTTAGTAAAAGAATTCTTTCATTACATCAGCAATCATTCACACCAATGACATAGGCCATTCACATCTGTACAGAAGACCACACAGTCCAGAGCAATTCAAGGGCTCTCAAAAAACCACCCACCCCACCATAGGAACATGTTCATACATGGCTATTGGAGAGCATCGCTGGATATTGGGATATGCCAGATTAGGGGCTTCAGACATGTAGTGCTGTGGTGTTGGATTGAGCAGCTGATACATGTCTAACACAAAACACACCTCCGAAGACTTACCTTTGCTACACAGCTCACACACGTGGTTGGGACCCTGGCTGTGGACCTTCATGTGGTCGGTGATGTAGGCAGCACTGAGTAACTTCCCACACACATGACAAGGAACCTTCTCCTCATGTCGCACCATATGGGCCCTCAGTCGGTCTTTCGTAGCAAAAGCTGCTTCACAGGTCTATAGATAGAAGGAAAACACATGTAAATATGAATAGAACACCAACCGATATCGCAGCGAGAAGAAGGTAAAATTTCATAAGTACCTGGCATTTAAAGGGACGCTCCGTAGAGTGAACTTGTCTGACGTGACTGTTTAAATGATCCGGACTAAAACACAAAAAGAGTTCTTCagaatgggatgaaacaaagcaCATATCAGAGACATATCATCAGTTAGAAGCCTCGCAGCATCTTACCGGGAGAATCCTTTTCCACAGTGGCTACATATGTAGGGCTTGTGCACAGTCCCGTCGTGGGAACGGACATGGTACGTCATTCGGTCCTTGCGCTTAAAGCGCTGTTGACACACATGGCAGGAGTAGGGCTTCTCGTCGGAGTGGGACAACTTGTGACGATTCAGGTGGTAAACATCCCTAAATGCTTTTCCGCACATCTCACAGGCATGGTTTTTTCTAACCTTTTtagctgtaggcgagggccccggTAGAGGCAGCGTGGAAGGAGAAGTAGGAACCTCCAGGGTTTCTGTACCGGTCCCAAGGGTTCCGGCAACACTGAGCAAACTGAGAGGAACCATTGTCGGCATCTTGACAGCAGGCTGCGCTCGAGCTGGTTTGGTGCCCGTGTGGATCGCTTCATGTCTCCGTAGATTATAGCCATTTTTAAACTCTTTGGAGCATAAGGAACATATGTAGGGGCCTCGGCTCTTAGACTTCTTGGGAAGTTCCATAACCGGTTGCAAAGGGAGGTTAGTAGAGACTGATGAAGGCTGAGATGCAAGTGAGGTTGGCACCATCTGCTGTGGGATGGCCAGACCCGGCACCACTTGCTTGAGGGCAGCCGTGTCGACTGTGGAAGGGTGTTGGGGTGCCATAGTGTGCACCATCGTTTGTGTGTTGAGGGATCCATCTGGCGGTGCGGTAACAGTTGCAAGCACAGGTAAAAGTTCAACTTGTAAGGGCTCAGCAGGGGGCGGAGGAGGGGTCTAaaggtggagaaaaaaaaagaaaattggaaCTTAAGTTTATGCATAACTACTAAGATGTTTGTCAACGTTCTCCAAGTTCCCAAAATGACTATAGTAGAGGGTTAGCCTTCTTCAACCTGCCAAAGTTTTCGCACATCTAGTCAACTCTTACCACATATGTGTTAGTCAGAGCAAATGGAAAGGGGTATAAAGCTGACCATACAAATTCAATAGCCTTGTTCTTTTGATTTCACAATAAACACACCTGGCTGGGGTAGAATATGCATCATGGGAagagttgaaatccaacatgcacaCCTGCTGGTGGGGGAAGAGACCATTGATTATCCCCCACAAGTGGCAGGTTTTATGATATGTATGGTCTGATTAGTAGGCCGTAGAATGGAGGACCACTCTCAAAGTCCCCAAAGAACTTCTGGAATCCCAAGTAACATTTGTTATAGGGGTATCAGGCATAGGCCACTGGTAAACTAATCAGTTGAGGCCTTTGTGGAAGGGGTTACATTGTCATTTACAGTATTCTTACACCCGGGACCTCGAGTGCCTTTAGTCTATTTTGGGCAGTGTGCCGTCTGTGTTGATCCACGGATGGTCCATATGAAAAGACTCATAGCAAGTGCTACTCCTCTCCATATTACAGATAAGGAATAGTACATGCCAATACAGGTCAGCGTGCTGCaaattggacagcacacggacttgTGTAGGGGTGCTGTCCGCTGCAAGTTGCTCCCGAGCCTGTTCGGTGCAACTTGCACCCACACAGGTAGTGTGAACCCAGTCAGAGAAATACATTATACTATTGGCAAGAACCCATCTACTGAGACTTCAGTAGCTTAACAAGACAAGTTCTTCAGAAGAGTagacaaaaaacattaaaaaagtcattaaaacattttttaatgcggCTTATTTGTAAGTTTGCCACAATCCGATTGTATGAGGCCGGATTCCCATGtatcttgattttttttccccccttgcaATGAACCACCGGAGGGAAAAGGACGCCAGCAATTATGCCATAGTTCATGCCAGGTTCATTTCTAGCATCCAGCTACCTCCCTGCGTCGGCGGTTTTAGGTCAGGTTATGGACGCCAGATTTACGCAAAAACCCTACACCACTATGGCATCTGTTGTGTCCTGCTTCGCCGTAAAGCCGCTGACCAGACAGCAGCTATATAGGGAAGCCAGCATTAGGTCTCAATACTCCACCACCATGTAATTGGTAGAGCCCATGTAGCCCACGCGGCCACAAACTATTTGGGTGCTGCTATATATAGTCCATACATCCTCTGCCTATACATCATATGAGCAGTGACTGTAAGCCGTTCACCGGCTTTATATAGCGTCCCAGATCCCCGCCTGTGCAGACAAGGGATCCAGATCCTCTCAACCccctaaagagaaaaaaataaactagTCGGGCCCAATTAACCGTTTAGTGATCCCACCACGGCAGCGTCCACCCTCCACGCACCAAATCCTATTAATGCATTACACAATGGCATGTGAGTCGTCCATGTATGTAATTACTGCACACGGCCAGCGTACAGGCCATGCAGGCCCTTAGGTGAGGACCTCTCCATGCGGGGAGCATATAATATTATCCCTTGCAGTGAGCCTTGCTATTTCTATGAAAGGAAAGAGGGAGAGGAAAACGATGGGAGGGAGGGGTGGTGATTTAAACACCCAacaccatctctctcctctccctccctctctgcaaaaaaatacacactcACAAGGCAGAAGAAGATGCAAATTTGCAGAGCTCCGCTGCTTTCTCATTTGCAGCCATTTAAAAGCCCCCTTTATCCACAAAAGACCGAAGAAGTGGATGCATGCAAGCAAATGCACAAACAAGGcgacctcctcccccaccctgcagcagccgcacaccacacacacagcgtTACCTGGAATATAAAGCTGGTCCAGTTTGCATCCATagtgcagaaaaataaaataaaatctctttttttatataaatattgttGTGTCctgctctctcccccctctccccggcTGAGGACTCCCCCTCCCTCCTT
This window encodes:
- the MAZ gene encoding myc-associated zinc finger protein isoform X3 is translated as MVHTMAPQHPSTVDTAALKQVVPGLAIPQQMVPTSLASQPSSVSTNLPLQPVMELPKKSKSRGPYICSLCSKEFKNGYNLRRHEAIHTGTKPARAQPAVKMPTMVPLSLLSVAGTLGTGTETLEVPTSPSTLPLPGPSPTAKKVRKNHACEMCGKAFRDVYHLNRHKLSHSDEKPYSCHVCQQRFKRKDRMTYHVRSHDGTVHKPYICSHCGKGFSRPDHLNSHVRQVHSTERPFKCQTCEAAFATKDRLRAHMVRHEEKVPCHVCGKLLSAAYITDHMKVHSQGPNHVCELCSKGFATAAYLRVHSVKHHGLVCPRADSFLCKLCSVHCKTLAQLSGHMHTHAMSGATGLAEGPPLQ
- the MAZ gene encoding myc-associated zinc finger protein isoform X2, whose protein sequence is MDANWTSFIFQTPPPPPAEPLQVELLPVLATVTAPPDGSLNTQTMVHTMAPQHPSTVDTAALKQVVPGLAIPQQMVPTSLASQPSSVSTNLPLQPVMELPKKSKSRGPYICSLCSKEFKNGYNLRRHEAIHTGTKPARAQPAVKMPTMVPLSLLSVAGTLGTGTETLEVPTSPSTLPLPGPSPTAKKVRKNHACEMCGKAFRDVYHLNRHKLSHSDEKPYSCHVCQQRFKRKDRMTYHVRSHDGTVHKPYICSHCGKGFSRPDHLNSHVRQVHSTERPFKCQTCEAAFATKDRLRAHMVRHEEKVPCHVCGKLLSAAYITDHMKVHSQGPNHVCELCSKGSCQVCPLGDPTAAVTAVLPNTAVPGMMSTQPW
- the MAZ gene encoding myc-associated zinc finger protein isoform X1; translation: MDANWTSFIFQTPPPPPAEPLQVELLPVLATVTAPPDGSLNTQTMVHTMAPQHPSTVDTAALKQVVPGLAIPQQMVPTSLASQPSSVSTNLPLQPVMELPKKSKSRGPYICSLCSKEFKNGYNLRRHEAIHTGTKPARAQPAVKMPTMVPLSLLSVAGTLGTGTETLEVPTSPSTLPLPGPSPTAKKVRKNHACEMCGKAFRDVYHLNRHKLSHSDEKPYSCHVCQQRFKRKDRMTYHVRSHDGTVHKPYICSHCGKGFSRPDHLNSHVRQVHSTERPFKCQTCEAAFATKDRLRAHMVRHEEKVPCHVCGKLLSAAYITDHMKVHSQGPNHVCELCSKGFATAAYLRVHSVKHHGLVCPRADSFLCKLCSVHCKTLAQLSGHMHTHAMSGATGLAEGPPLQ